CAGAAATTCtagccccccccccccctcccctcCCCAATAGGGGTTAAAATTCATGCAAATTAACTATGGTTGTGAAACTAAAAGAGAATTACAGAACCAGGTAGTTTATATTCGCAGCCAATTTTCTATAATTCcaactttataatttaaaaaggaaaatgggGCAAAAAGGAGAAGGCAAAGAGAGAACGAGGGAGGGAAATAAATTCTGTTGGTGCACGTCTGAATTCTTTATTCACTACCGACGGTGTACACTTTTGTCTCATTTAAgggatttttacatttaagcCGGTACATTCAGAGCaggaaatattacaaattacGCCCCCGGCGCCGGCTGCTGATAATGACTCTCATGCATTTTTGGGAGGATTTTCATCTTTTATTCTACCCCAGATTAATAggattaaattttcaaagtggGGTCCCTTTTAAGGTTCGTTTATTCTCTCGTTAATGAGGCTTAGAGCTAAGTTTTAACTATAttgtttttgcttcaaagTCAAGAATGTACCAAGGAGGAGTTAGCAAAAACCGAGCAAAGGTCCAATTTCAATAggggaaaaaattttaaaactcaacAACATAGTGGGCTAAAATTTGCATAACAAGGCACGTGTGCTGTAAAACGAGAATAAcccctttttttatttgtcgaGTGTTACAATTTACAGAATAATGGAATTTGCATGGACAATGCCTTTATGGCCCTTTTTAACTGCGTATTCGTACAATGATGGAATCGTGGAATAACATTTTTGGTATCATTATTCCCATTCCCACAAACCTATAATAACTACACTGTacttaaaattacttatattTCATGTTGTtcgaaaagagaaaaacaCTCTTTTGAAGTTCAATGAGTTTTGTCATCGTTTAATAAACTATACGACTTCCCATTTTCCaactttctaaaaatgttCGGTCAATAATATAAAAGAGATGAAAGGAAATTGCCTGATTCAGAAAGATAATCCTCGCAAAATTGGAACATAACATTCGATTTCCTTGTGTGGCCCGGAAAAATATCTACTCGTTATCAAATATTACTCATTATGGTTTAAAACTAAACTAAAACTGCAGCTAATTCTCGCTTATTAATACTAACCTGGCCTTTGAACTTTACCTTTGCTTTAATTGCCCTAAAGCCAAGGAGGTTGAGCGGCTCTGGAAAGAGTCTTCATTAAAATGGATAAGAAGTTTATTAAGACTTTCACAAAATCCGCtcttgtttaattatttttgaacaatCTCCATAATATTTCACGTCAAGAAATATTGCCCTTCAAATAATATAGAAGCATTAGGAGAGTAATCTTAGTGAATTCAGTAGTGAATTTAGGCAAATACCTTTTATATTTACTTAAGAACATCGAGTGGTTGTCAAATTTTGCAGTTACtttgtataattaattaaattatgagctattcagaaaataataacaaagatTGCATTCACCATGTATCAAGAATCATTCCATATGCCTTTTAAGTTGGGCCTTTCGTTAACAGATGGCGCCATGTGATTTCCTATTGCCATATTCAGTATCAGGTTGCTACCAGCGAGTACTCATTCACCAAATTGTCAGCAATAGTTCGAAAAACTCACTAATAAATCGATAGATAAttaagagaaatttaatattttcaactttcacTATTTACCATGAAACATCTGACGAATAGATAACAGCTGATAAACTTATCGAAGAcatgcctctgatatttcaacgctTACTTgcgaattttttaatgattactCTATATAGGTTGAGCTGAATCAATCACTGTCCAATTACAGCGGTAATTGGCAGTAGTAGAGTGTTgtatagtaataatttttgaaaattttacactCCTGCGACTTAAACTCAAAAAGACATCCGTGCACTacatgcattttttaatttgtattcgTGCAAATGTCCCaacaattattgataattttggtCGCATTTATTATATACTGCatcaaaaaattctaaatagccatttaagtttttcatcccttttttaattatttcttgtaagggaaatgaatttttcgtGCGGTTTTCATTCCGTTCTAAAGGAAGTTTCCTGCTGAGGAGTAAAAGAGATTTTCGTTTTATGAGGCCGCCGTACTTTTTGCCTGGAAACCTATTATCGTTTTTCCTGGTGCTGATTTAATAAATGCCCGCCCGGGACTGCAATATCAAAACGACCtggaaaactggatttttatttcggagcaagaaaaataaatacgtaCCCCCTCGCCTCGGAGATAAAGAGTGTAAATTATTTGTTGTAATTTATCATAATGCCTTGGAAATCTCAAAACTTTCACAATAAAcaacttcaaaatttcaattttttttattcgctaGTTTAACTTGTAAGTCTTTATGCCTAGGTATGTACATAATGCAGTTAGCTCTTTGAGATGTTTTGTGGAGTGTTTGTGCTGATTTTAAAGCCAAAACAATGCATTGTCTAATGAAAACAGAACGCGACAGCTGTCGGGCATCGAGGGCACACAACGGGTAATCCCCATTGATTTAGTGTGAGGCAGCATTTCTCTAGTTTCGCGCTATGAAATTCAGCCAAGGCGTGTTGCACACACGTGGAAATGCATGAAAATGGGAAATTTTCCTTCTTCCgcggaatttattttaaagtttttacgtTGATATATGGCGCGTGTCACACGGTGTGTGTACGGAAACAATTTCGACGGGAAAATTGAACGGATTCGATTCCGAAAGTTTTTTGATCGAAAACGAGACTCGCTTATTGAAATCAAAGTGGGTGTAATCAAAATTGGGATTTTTCAACCGAGCATAAAGCATCCTGAAAAAGCTTATTATTGACCGGTCATTCTTTGTATGCGACCATAAAGTTTCGccacatttcaaaaatattttttgccaataaaaatattctttttaactAGAAAATAACAggtaatcattaaaaaaaaacacccagCGGACGGTAAACATATGACCTTGATTAAGCCATTCATTATTTACCATGAAACATTTAATGGATCACAGGTAacatataaatttgttaaaaaacatgCCTCttcatataatttaattaatttcgtcTTTGTCTTCGCAACTGTTGAAATGAAAGGTAACTATGATTGATCACCCAGATCAAGTAATTTGCAGGAATTAATTCAATGATTATAGGTGAATGTAGAATTTGAGGacactgtataaaaaaataaagtcaaaTATGCATTGTATTTGCCACAATGTCAGAAAATATCCCAATGGCGTTATTGCTTGACTGTTTCTGTAACAAATAGCAATAGTTCACCCTGATGTAACGTCACTTTGTATATGTTTCTACTTTTTGCCAAAAGCTTGTTCACCAAATTGTCATTAACgttaaaacaaagaaaactgaaaattttggcACCAATTTaccgttaaaattaaataacattaatcTTTAACTGGTGacattgaaatttcaattatttatgatGACATGGAATCTGTAAGACTGTAGTATCTAATTTTCTCAAatgtttggatatttttttaagttatgcacaaaaattagaaaattataatatttgtaaattatattttagcAGAAAAAACTCAAACGTATTTAGATAAAtagtgaaaaattttataaattaaaaacactgCAGgtatggaaaaacaaaaaaaacacctggaaaagtttatatataataaagagactattataaatgtttttgatgttttatcTTAGATACTATGTGACGACACATTAGCCCTACATTAATCTTGTCaatatgcaaataaaaatcatgCAAGGGGTAAATGTGGGTATCGATCTCAATGCTGTTAAGTACGTAGTGGAGAAATGTGGAGATCGGTATAAACATCTCCTTATCAGCCTCTCTCTAGCATCAATCTCTTACGAGCAATCgataattattcattttactACTTATTGCACTGTTTgtcaaaatatgaataaaaatcttagattttagaaaattatctcatatcaatttaataatttttacacgattaactcaaaaactgcaTCCTGACATTTTTCTCCAGCTGGGAAATAAAACGAGGGTATAATTTGAGAAGGCACTGAAGTGAGCATGAGAGTTTGGAGCTACACaccaaaataaaacatgacGAATCTCACAAACTTCATGTTACTAAGGGTTACCCATGGCCAAATACAAACTTACCCTTCACATCCAAACAAGTTTCCTGCGCCTTCAAAACGTTCGCACTAACTTTGCATAGATAACACCCCTTATCCGATTCTCTCACTTGCTTGATCCGCATTTGCCATGTGTGCAAATTATCGTGGGAGACGAAAATCCGGTTATTATGCGTCATCACTTTGGTCCCTATGCTAAGGACCGTTTGGTCTTCGGCCCTAACCCAGGCTACCTGGAAAAAACATCCCAAAGTGGtgttattttagaaggaaataCTGTAGAGgtagataaataaatacattagaGAAATGACAAATGATCGCTCCGGCAGCCGGAGGGCACAAGAAATTGCCAATGGCAGGGCAAAAAGGGGCATTAACGCTTTTTTGTCCCCCAAACAAGGGCTTAATGGAATACACAGGCAAACAACTCTGGAGTTTTTCCGGGACTTTAATAAGGGCCTCAGGCTCAGGATTGTTTCGCTATACGCGcttaaagtaaataatgaacttatttattttgaacttttaatAGCTTTCATGCTTTCATGCAATCGATAAGGGGCTTATGTAGGCGCGTATTACCTTATTTACCTGGTATCTAGAGGTGATATTGAGGACGCAGTTAAAAAGCGCCTCCCTTCCTGCGGAAACTGTGATGTTGCCCATAGGGATCGAGTCGTTGAATTTGCTATGAGGTAACCATTcatctaaaaattaaagtcaaatATGTTATATGCTAATTAAGGAAGTTATATAATTAAACAACACTCACAGAGCAATTACATTAAAACTAGCTGAAACACCTGCTTCCAAATAAATGTAGTATATGCGAGAGTTAATCTCAATTTTCCATGCTAATTATTGCCTAGCTTTAATTacctaataattatttatgcatTTGGATTATTGAGCAGTTTAAATAAACACAATGCAAAGGAGTATTCTGGCGACATGTTCCCTTGAACTAACCCCTTTTCTCATGTCATCTAATTAACAACTATAAACAAGCTTTATACAGCTTTGCTTTGTACATGCAGACGAACCACGAGAGTGTGTACTTACCCTGAAAAGCGTTACATTCAGGAACACACGTCAGTAATTGACAAAACATCCCCAGAAGCAGAAACTTCTCCCCGTCTAACATTTCAAGTCTTTCTCACTAAATTCAAAAGCAATTATTTACACTATGAAATTCGTGCTTTAAAATTGGGTCACTCGGTATGTCGAACGAGTAAGTGGGTAATATGAAGTTAATTCTCGTAGAAGTCTCCCTTAAGGATCCCATTAATATTGGTATGTATGCATCGAAAGCTTAACCTGGAAGATTGTGGAGTATAAGAACATTAAggaatttccaataaattggaatttattttttttaaaatatggttGTGAATGAAATGGTACACCAATGTTTTGTATATGCGAAGGTAGTTTTAGGTCTCAATTTAGCAAATTATTTACCCATATAACTAATtaagatatatatatatatatttttaagtttaattgaattgtCGTTCGCTGTATTGTCAAGAAAAACATTCGCAGTATTTTGCAAATTGGACGCTTCATCAGCAGATTGCGTCGGTCTCTCTTTAAATTCTTCACCAGTTCAATGTTCTCGGTAGCGTTCCTAAATCGCCAATGTTAGAgaaaatgtggatttttgcaCCACAAAaccaagaaaattttgaaatatatttagaCAAAAACTCATATCTATATCTGACACACACCATCAACGGAAAAATATGCACTGTTACATCGTTTAATAATTACGGACAGTTATGAGATATCCGCATTCAAGACGGTTTTGTCGCAAACTAAAACCGAACTTATGCGGAGTCGAGTTAGCTCTAAACTTCGCCctgaaactttaaaattatgatgAATTTTCTAGTGATTTTCCCGGCTCGATAGAGGCGGAGTATTGCCCGAGAGCGAACCTAAGGGGACCAAACTTCAGGCATGCAAATATAATTCGGGACCTACAATGAAACTATCCGCGAAAATAGAGCGAAACTCAAAGTTTAAATCGGGAGTTCATGTAAAAATGCCGGGAGAGAAAGTTTTAGGGCGCGTGGAAGTTTCTGTGGGGGGTGAGCTTTTAGTGCAGAGGGTAGAACCTTAATGATATTGGTTCACAGACCCCAGataaattagttttagttAGAGTAAAAATTGAGTCTATAGATTGAGCTACAAATAACCTTAAATGAGACTCGGTGTGTAATGATTGTGCCGAACTATTCCTTGTTGAATTtcatactttaaaaattaatcccCCAAATAACCAAGTGTAAGTAATATCGTCGACCTCTGAAAGCTacctatacatatatttactCACAACATAATTTGGGGTCTCTAAAAACCGATTTTCCTGCCTCAATCCTTAAGAAGCTCTATCGTCATATTACCCTCACTCAAATCAATAGAGGCAGAGCCTCAATCACGTCCATATTAATACAGTTTAACCCGTTTTTTTTGCTGATGCCCGTAAATTTTCGCGTGTTTAGTGTCTCCACGCCTCGATTTTCCACTGCTCTATCGGCGAAACGCAGAAAAGGGACTGATGAGTTTTCTTTTGTGTGCCGGTTCTTGTGGGACATAGAACCATGCGCCTGCGTTTCGTAACGAGTTCATAGCGAGGAAATATTAGTTGAAGTGCATCACAGACCGTAGGAATATAGTGCACGTttagggggggggggggggaggtTTCCACTTTTCgccagttttcaaattttaaatgctcTGTATCTCAAGAACCTGGGCAGCAATTACCAGAAACGTAGCTCAAATGAATCGTCTAGATGCGCTCTATATGCTCACACAGAGTTATAATATCTcatttggtttttgagataccgAGCACttatttttgcgattttgaaaataacgtAAAATGTGTGTTAGTCTCGGGTTAGGTCTCCGGTCGGATCTGGACAGCCGGGGGTCCCCCGTTCGTCCAAGTTTGCAGCCTTCCAAGGATCCAAAACCTCATCTGCTCATTACGTTATAGTCGTTGTTCTTTGCCTCTGCTACTTGCTCATTCGATTTCAGTCATCTAAGGCGATTTCTACTTACATTCGGTTAGTGTATGATCCATCTGCAAATAAACGTTACTTAGCGTAGACGTTAAACACAATGCACTGCTCATGAGCGGATGCCCTTACGTTAACGTCGTCATGTGGAAACTGCGTCTGTCCGAAGTGAAGATTGAAAGTGAAAGAGCATTATTTTGGTTTCGAGCAAATTTCTCCTAGAATCTACTAGATTCCTCTCAGAGTTGATATTTGATGCACGTCTGGAAATTCTGGTTgtgaagttaaaattttctttgaaaagcTTCTTAGAACAGAGTTTTTCCTCAGATTCATGAGGtgacattgttttttttcacgGGTTAAAGTCCCAAAAAcgttttccaaaaaagaagaaaatcgaaaagttGAGAACTCAGTAGATTTTCCTTGACCtacgtcaaaatgacgttCAACGTAACGGTTTCTTAGCCGCAGTTAGCGTCAATTTTACGTCACATAACTCAACTGCGTTCCCAGCTTAAAAAGCCAACTATAGACCAACAACTTTGGAACCAAAATACTCACAAATCTATAAATCTCGGAATCTATTTTTGACCTAAAACATAATTGTTCCAGTGTATTTTAGTCTATCAGCCGAAAGTCTGTGTTAATACTTTGTCAACACGGTTTAGTTAATTAAGGAACGTGGACAAAGGAAATACCGGGTCTTTGTCAATGAAGCGCATTATTAACACGCGATTTAATTGATCAAATGTATTAAGTAACAGTGAAATGTCCCCGAAAAAGCAGCCTCAAAGCTTAAAAGTGCTTTGCTTGAAAATGCTCTCAAATCAGCTGATACATGCCCTTAGCGACGAAGAAGGGACTTATCAGGAAAAAGTGAGGAAATATGTGTGTGGAGCTCCTTATGACGTTCTTCAATCCttacttaaagaaattttaggtATGTGTTTTGCaccaaaaatattgttattctATTAACATGCATAGGGCTGACAAACTTGGATGCCAGCATCAGATTTAGCTGCCTGCAAGTACTGCTAAAGGGCAATTTAAGGACTCTGGAAATCGGGATTTTTCCCAGATTTTATTATGATCAGATTTTACGTAAGCTAATCCATCAAAGACTTTAAccagataattaaaaaatgtttttagaaaCAATAAAACTTCAAGGAAAAGGTCTGcagcaattaaatttaaagggaGTTTGGGCCAGGGATTTTCCTCAGCTTTTGAGTGAATTAATATTGAGTTTGAGCCATCTGAAGAGCCTAATAGTTCCCCACATGTCAGATGATTCTGTGATAAATGCTCTATTGAGCCTTAAGAGTTTAGTGAAGCTGGATATATCCGGTGAGGCCTGCTATTCTACTGCAGGCATTCGGTATTATTTTGGTGAGAAAATTGAGCTTTTGATGAGTTTTACTGAGGCTTTTAGGCAGTTGCGAAGTGACACTATACGAATCCTGGATATTGGTAGCTTTGGGAAGAAGGACTTGTGCCAGGATTCGATTAATGGTTATGAATTAATAGCAGAAATCATCTCAAATTTGCCCAATCTAAACGTCCTGAAGACCTACTCCTTTGCCGGACACGCCCTTTTGTACCTGTATAAAAAGGACAATAATTTCAGGACAAAACTCACTTATCTACACGCCACTGACTGCAACTTAGAAATCCTTGAAGCCATCCATGAAACTTGCCCTTATTTGGGAAATGCCCACATTAACCAACCCCAAGAGGGGGTAGTCAAGAATCTATCCCTACTAGGAAATTTATGCACAGTGAAACTTACTAAAGGTCTAAAAAAACACTTccttatttaaattactaaacaacaaaaatcgaaataaaggTGACGCATCGGAGCTTCAAATCTTTCTGCAAAGCTGCGGTCATAAGTTGCAGCAGCTGAAGCTGAATCACAGCAAACCGGGCCAAATCGACTTGTCTCAATTATGCGAGTACGCCCCTGGTTTGCACGCAGCTGAATTCTACCAAATGCAGCTGACTTTTTCAAATCCAGGGGCGTACTTTGTGAATCTTCAGAAGGTTCAGATTTTGTACTGTGATATAAACGACGCGGCTTTGAGGGCTGTTTTGACCAACTCCCCTTTTCTCAGGAGTTTTACTGTAGGGTGCAGTATTGAGATGACTGATGGTGATATGTTTAGGTATATAAGTTATCGGTTGAAAACGGTTAGGAGTAGTTTGATATTTTCTAGGTTGCTGGGTGAATGTAGCCTCGAAAATCTTGAAGAATTGCTGCTTTCTGAGGCAAGGTACTTGACTGCCGTTACAGTGGAGTTGCTGGCAGATAATTGTCCCAAATTGAGAGTTTTAGGGTCATTGATGGGTTGGGACATTACACAGGAGGAAATCGATGCTTTAAGGCTGTTGATTGCTTTGTCCAATACCGATTTAACTCTGTGGCCAAtaacgtattaaaaaaatgtttatactgtataaatattatttattgatttacgCTAAGAGCTGAAGCTTAAATCTTATTCAATTATAGCGATACAAAATAACACGAATCATTAATCAACATCACTTAACAAACTACTTCTTCTCTTTCAACTATTTAGAGAAGAATAAATAGTACTCAACAGCGGATATTTGTCTCCATACAGTCCCCCAAAGTCGTCTGTATCTAGGGACCATAGCATCGCTCCACCTAATTTTGTATCACGTATGTACTGACACTAAAATACAATTAGATctgattaaattgaaaaaattcaaaattagcCTCTTGCCTTGCTTGAAACTGATTGCTTATTATCATAAGTCATCCACACATCTACACACGAATAATACACATTGGAATCTGTGAGAACCTCTTCCCCACAATTAATGTCTATGAATTCCAAGACCTAAGATGATTAATCAAATGACCATCTCTCTGAGATGATTTTTCGGTATGTTCATACCTCataataggaaaaaaatcCATTCTGATCAGTCCAAATCCCCCCACAAGTGGTATTGGATACTACTTTAGCCCCAATGCCAGAATTATCAGGGTTTGCTAAGTTGAAGCAACGGGCATAAGTGGGAATACCTAAAATCAATTGACTTGCACTTGCTCCGTTTTTAATCCAAGCCTCCACCTTTTTGGTCTGGAAAATGATACGTTTACTACttagttttaataataaaagttgtcGAAGAGCGGAAACACGAGGGACATATTAAACTTACTATAACGCTAAGGGGGGCCAGGAGTCCTGTAACTTTGGAGTCAGCTGTGGTCACGTCGTAGGCCATGATATGGATGTAATCCACAATTCttaaataaagttgttttcCTCGAGAAAGTATTGTTATTGCAATTCGACTTACTGGGCTATCGTGGCAACATCGTAATATGAGTCTTCCATTGAAACTGCTATTGAAAGCGTTAATCCCCATGGGGATAATTTATCTTTAAGAGTTTGCAGCAAAGAGTTAAAGTTCGCTTTATCGTCTGCAATTCCTCCTCTAGCTGTAGGATACTCCCAATCCAAATCCAAACCATCAAAACCATAGTAAGCAATGAATTTCAGGGCATTTTCAGCGAATGCCTCTCTGGTTGCCTCATCTGAGGCCATCTATTGAACAAtctctttattatttaaaatttcagatttaaaaatttcagtgaACTTACAATGGAATATTTCAAAGACCCCTCGTTCCACCCTCCCACAGCTAGGGTGATTCGTACGCAAGGGTTTTGCTCTTTGATTTGAGAGAAATTGTAGAAACCACCTAGAAAAACTTATATTCCAgatgactttttttttttttttctacctTGCGTTATGTCTGCATTGGGATCAAGAGAAGCCAACTGTAGATTAATGTCTAATCCCGCAAAACTGTAGATAATGTTAGTGCATAGAGTAGGGTCGATGTTGTCTGTAGTAAATTGTCCCTCATCTTGACGATACAATGCCCAGCTAGCATAATAACAAACAACTTCTTTCTTGTGTTCTAAAACGGATTGATtctacagaaaaaaaactgtagaCAAATTGGATCTTACCGCAGTCAGGTTTTACACTTTGAAGATTTAAAATCAGGAAAAATAGCACGATACAGCTTAACTTGTAATAAGTCATTGTAGATTTAATAGAAGTActacaaaaattaatctaaGGCAAAATCCTTTTATACGTTTGCAGATCCTTTAATcccttttaagtttttgttcaTAATGCTGATAAACCTGCAATCGAGGATTAAAGGGATTAAGGGCAAGGAAAGTTTGTcatcttttgatattttaaatcaattttctacaTGGTCTC
This DNA window, taken from Euwallacea similis isolate ESF13 chromosome 5, ESF131.1, whole genome shotgun sequence, encodes the following:
- the LOC136408983 gene encoding uncharacterized protein, which codes for MSPKKQPQSLKVLCLKMLSNQLIHALSDEEGTYQEKVRKYVCGAPYDVLQSLLKEILGLTNLDASIRFSCLQVLLKGNLRTLEIGIFPRFYYDQILQTIKLQGKGLQQLNLKGVWARDFPQLLSELILSLSHLKSLIVPHMSDDSVINALLSLKSLVKLDISGEACYSTAGIRQLRSDTIRILDIGSFGKKDLCQDSINGYELIAEIISNLPNLNVLKTYSFAGHALLYLYKKDNNFRTKLTYLHATDCNLEILEAIHETCPYLGNAHINQPQEGVVKNLSLLGNLCTVKLTKGDASELQIFLQSCGHKLQQLKLNHSKPGQIDLSQLCEYAPGLHAAEFYQMQLTFSNPGAYFVNLQKVQILYCDINDAALRAVLTNSPFLRSFTVGCSIEMTDGDMFRLLGECSLENLEELLLSEARYLTAVTVELLADNCPKLRVLGSLMGWDITQEEIDALRLLIALSNTDLTLWPITY
- the LOC136408984 gene encoding chitotriosidase-1-like; the encoded protein is MTYYKLSCIVLFFLILNLQSVKPDCEHKKEVVCYYASWALYRQDEGQFTTDNIDPTLCTNIIYSFAGLDINLQLASLDPNADITQGGFYNFSQIKEQNPCVRITLAVGGWNEGSLKYSIMASDEATREAFAENALKFIAYYGFDGLDLDWEYPTARGGIADDKANFNSLLQTLKDKLSPWGLTLSIAVSMEDSYYDVATIAQIVDYIHIMAYDVTTADSKVTGLLAPLSVITKKVEAWIKNGASASQLILGIPTYARCFNLANPDNSGIGAKVVSNTTCGGIWTDQNGFFSYYEVLEFIDINCGEEVLTDSNVYYSCVDVWMTYDNKQSVSSKCQYIRDTKLGGAMLWSLDTDDFGGLYGDKYPLLSTIYSSLNS